The window aaCCGAATCAAACTAAGCCTAATAGTAAATACTCAagacttataataaaattactgcaacaaaagtttaatttttttcttccataatttgttttacttattatattttaaaatgcaatttgaaataattttaaaagttaataaatctAAGAAATTTAATTCAGTTGATTTTTCTAGGGTTATCATTGATTTCACGTGCTGTctaataaactatatatattcttatttttattactatGCTAATTAATTGTCGTGtgcttcatcatcttcttctggTAATTAATCGCGACGAGATAACGGATCAAGTCTCGGTCTTTTTAGTCTTTACTCCCAAAGAGAGAGAGATCTGCAGATTTCCTGTATTATCTTGTAGATTTCTTTTAGACTCTATCTTCTTCATCTGTCGTCTTATTAATATGACAATATCTTCTATCTCTACTTTTATGGAGGAAGGAAGCACTGGATAGGTCAAGATCGCTCGTTGAAAAGAGACCCACTTCGATCTGTTGCTCTTTGATTCCGTTTCTTTTCTCCAGGTAATTAGGGTTTTACTTCTTTCTCTGTAATTGAACGAAATTTGAggaaattgttttaaaaaaaaaaagaataaatatgtTTGACTGGTGAAGGAAGAGTTGAGAGAGTTAAACATATTTGAAAGAACAAGGACGATAGCTAGCTTGCTTTGATTTCACTCGATGGATGATGGGTAACAAAACAACGTTGTTGCGAACGAATTGTCGGCGGATAGGTTAACAAAGAGATCGGTATTCGTGCGTTCATCTTTAATTGTAAGAAGCTTTCTTTTGCTTACCCTTTCGGAATTATTAGTTAGTTTACTGATTTTGTATGTTTCTTTTCTTGATTTAGTAAGAATCACAAGTTCGGGATCTTCCCCCAAATTGGTGTTGAAGTTAATATTTACAGATAAAAATGGCAACCCCTGTTGAACCTCCAAATGGAATAAGATCGCCTGGTAAACATTATTACTCGATGTGGCAAACCTTGTTCGAGATCGATACAAAATATGTACCAATCAAGCCGATAGGGCGAGGAGCTTATGGAATTGTCTGTTCTTCCGTTAACAGAGAAACAAACGAAAAGGTAGCAATCAAGAAGATACACAACGCATTCGAGAACAGAATCGACGCACTTCGAACTCTACGAGAATTGAAACTCCTCCGAAACCTAGTCCACGATAACGTGATCGCTTTGAAAGACGTGATGATGCCGGTCCAGAAGAAAAGTTTCAAAGATGTATACTTGGTTTACGAGCTAATGGATACTGATTTGCATCAAATCATCAAGTCTTCTCAATCCCTAACAAATGATCATTGCCAATATTTCCTCTTTCAGTTACTTAGAGGACTTAAGTACCTTCATTCCGCTAATATCCTCCATCGTGACTTGAAACCCGGAAATCTTCTGATAAATGGAAACTGTGACCTTAAAATCTGTGATTTTGGTCTTGCCCGTACTAGCAATGAAAACGGGCAGTTCATGACAGAGTATGTTGTTACACGATGGTATAGGGCACCCGAGCTTCTCCTATGTTGTGATAATTATGGAAcatgtattgatgtttggtcTGTTGGATGTATTTTTGCTGAACTTCTTGGACGAAAACCTATCTTTCCAGGGACCGAGTGTCTGAACCAACTGAAACTGATTGTTAATGTTCTTGGTAGCCAGAGGGAAGATGATCTTGAGTTTATTGATAATCCAAAGGCAAAGAGATTCATTAAGACACTGTCTTATTCTCAAGGGACATCGTTATCTCATCTTTACCCGAATGCACATCCTTTGGCAATTGACCTTTTACAGAAGATGCTTGTTTTTGATCCAACAAAAAGGATTAGTGTGTCTGAAGCACTCCAACACCCTTATATGTCTCCTCTGTATGATCCAAACAGTGACCCACCTGCCCGGGTTCCAATTGAGCTTGATATTGATGAAGATTTATGTGAAGATATGATAAGGGAGAACATGTGGGAAGAAATGCTTCATTATCATCCTGAAGCAGCAGTCAATGGTTAAATTACGAGAGGTAATTACAaccttttcttttcttactAGTCCGAGTGTTATTTGGGGAATAATGGATTAATGGTTTGCACCATTAACTCAAAACATTATGTGTTTGTTTCCTCCAACTgagttttattttatctaaGCTCTTTGTTATCCAGAAGTTTCTGGAActtgtatatatttaatgttttattctaAAACAACAAAATGTCTCATTGTAAATTTACCTGAGATTATGTAAACTTCTTTTTAGGTATTGTGTTTTATGCCAACTGTGTATGTCtccttttttttagaattttctgAAATTGGGATTATTGTTTTCATGTATTTATTACTCCCGAATTCTTAGACCTAGGCATCAAGTCCAGATCATTCGGGCCTAGGCATGCCCTGGTCACAAAATTTAACTATACAATTATTGGCATGATTTATCCCATTGTGTTGTAtttgtcataatttttttttttaatataattgtgtaataaatttaaaattatactctaaatactaaataatttaatacatttcaaaataaacttatcatttttattaatgatacttatcaatatatatattttaaaactaaacgTCTCTACAATCGTGTTGAAATTTGAAAAACGGGCACGATATAAATAGTGTTGTTACCCTTGTCTCGTGTTGGCAATAAACCGTGTCCAACTCTCGGTTGGTTGTCTGTTTTGTAATGTATATATTGGACCTGACCTAACAGTCAAAATTCTTCAATTAATATCTGACCTAACAGTCAAAATTCTTCAATTAATATCTAACATGTTTTCAAATATGTTAATGGACAAGGTATATGATAGAAATAGTGATTTCAAATTAAATCATATTCtgatttcttttctttatttaaattactaGTTACTTATACAATAAGGATTAAAAGCTTAGATgtagtgatttaaaaaaaattcaaaatataattctaACGTAGATTTATCcacatttttatcaattatgttatttaatttattaatcaaaatattaaaatattttatattttattattattattattatatattaataacttttaatttatttataaaaaatttctcTTGGtgatcaatatattttaaataatttataaattatttaaaaagtctTACATGAACAAGATTTACCActcaattatataaaagtttcgAGAATATTTTCTGAGAAAAAAGATATGTACTTCAGGCATTGCAAGAATTTGCATCACACAAAGACCGAGGTCCAGATGACATCCGGCCCATTTGAGAATGAGTTAATTTAACAGTTGAGGAACTTATGAATTTTAGGTCTTTTTatagagtttatttaaattaattttaaaacagaaaattttaatacacaatttttaaaaattattcatcacatctcttattatataattaatcaacaaatattaaaaaacaaaattttaaaaaaataataatttattattatatattaatatatttttatccaaaaaattaacatttaatttatttaaataaatttgagttttaaaaaaataataataaacaagactgacaaaaaaaaattcatcaagaatattattatttcttttattttagtatttttcatTCAACTTTGAACCAATTATCATTACTCAAAAGTAATTGGTGATAGTATTGTTAGTTGtatttagatataatatttttgaaagttgatttgtttttttttaaagacaattcaaaaaatttaaaaacatttttttaaactaattctatggATATAGATTTGTTAGGGTTTTTCCTGGTTTCATTTTTgtacaataaatttatataaactaaaaaaaaatgtatatttataaaatgaccatttttctaaaagaaactatttaaaaatatattcttagtTGAATgccaatattattattaataaacaaatattccaaagaaaaataaaatatagacaattattaatttgatttttttatttttaatagttaataaaaaattatataaatcagagtcgtttaaatttaattaaaaatattacattttattttaaaaaaaaaacaacacaaaattgttcatcaataataataataaaaaagtaaaaaaaaaaaacaatgaatttcATGATTGTAACATACTAGAAATTAtcgtaataaaataattataaattaaacttattagtcgacattatttaaattactttCAAATTAAGATAAGTAATATGGGTCAAGTGCGGAACACTCACACACATACATATACCTAATAGtaatatacaatataatatataattaaataacatcCTAATTTGATTATCTTCTATAAAATTAGCCCAGGCCACCAAccttactaatatattatataatatatttgatcatAACTAAACtaacttttaatttatcatactaattatattatatgattgctaatttattatactaaataatatatttatttataattaaataatatcctaatttattaattcctaATACTCAACTCAATAATATATCATATTCattcctaattaaaaaatttataacttatttattcataactaaACTGGTGACCTACCATTAgccttatataatttattttacttaattaaaataatatgactttataaatttgtactaatttaaaagattaaattttttttattttttttataatttgtaaagCTAAATCGAAAAATTATATTCTGACGACttatattgaaattattctCTCAACATTTTAGTATAATTGCAATTTTATAGGCATATTTATATCTATGTGAATCAAATGCAATTTTATAGGCATATTTATATCTATGTGAatcattttcatattattaatgttCTGATGCTAATTTTCTTAgtatctaatatatatacaagttGATAATTATAGGGACGGACCTAGAATTCGATGGTAGGATGGGcttaaattaataacaatttttttttggataaaacaaataaatatagataagttttaccatttttttaataattaaataaacaaaatagtgaattctattattttttttaaaaaaaataggggGTCGTGacattttaaccgtaaaaaCCAACAACTTTTTAATGTCAAATTTAGAGAGGatgagaaaatataatattttatctttttttaaacaaataattgataatcCTTCGTTATCTGAGCCAATTGAACCAAATTCAGGAATTTCTGATAAGAATCTAGAACTTCCTTCTAAAtctcaaagagtgagtttgatAAAACTATCCTTGAACAAGATTCTAGGTTGCGTATTTATATGTGGCGACAACATGTAAATTATTATGATGAAATTATACAAACTTACATTAAAATgaggtcatatcaacctatatTAATGTTAGAGTATTCGAGATCTGAATTTGGAAAACAACAACGTCGATTTCAATTCTCttggtttaaaaaaatttcatggTTTACAGTTGAAGGTTTAGAAATTGTAAACGTGTTAATGACGGAGGTAAGTGTGTCTCTTTGTCCCATAATGGATGTTATCAACCTTCTTGAAGACTTTCTTCATAcacgttaattttttttttatctttgaccTAAGATCTTTGTTTTTTTCTCtatggtatttttatttttctgatgTCTGTTTTAtttcgttgtgcttaaacgattcctattttttaatctttcatacactattttataaaaattgtgttatattggtttgtatgaaaaatattttaggtgTGGTAGATTTTAAATCATGGCTCCGCCCTTGATAGGGGTCCAACGACTTAGATCAACCAAGATCATCGTCTCTATCCATACTTCCTAATAACTAACGATAGATTCCGGCATAACCCACTAAATACATGTCATGTTCCATAATAAGCTCCAAATCGCAACCACTCTATCATAGTGTAAAAGCAAATGAGGCGTTGACTCCGCCTCTTTATGATACATTTTACAATGGCTCGCCATAATACACAATTTTTTCATGCATCTATCATCCGTCAATATTCCTCCACGCATTACACTTCATCCAAAGAATGAGATATTCAATGAGAACTTAGAGTTCCATAACCTCTCTCATATGAGATTGTAAAAAGTATTCTCCACAAATAAAGAGTAGCAATGACTAAACTTAAAGTTATCAATATTTTGCCAACGCAAAATATCACACTTGATTCACCTATTTGCGCCCCACCAGTTTCAATACTTTATCGTGTGAATCTAACTCTTCAGCATTTAGTTTTCTCTTATATTTGATTCTCATTGTAAAACCATTAGAACTCACGTCAAACATATCATTGGGTGTAGCATCTCTATAGACATCGATTGAGGCAAGAGTCGAGAATGATGAGGAAAGACTTCTGACACTACACCATATGTCATCTCATAAATTAATTGAAGAGTCGTCACCAATCAAAAATCTGCACTGTCCACGAAAATACTTCCACATTATCGAGATGTCTCTCCAAATAATAGGTTTAGTGAACTAGTTAGACCAATCATGTTCATACTTACGTCTGATCATAGTAGCCCACACAGAGGTAGACTCTAATT is drawn from Impatiens glandulifera chromosome 3, dImpGla2.1, whole genome shotgun sequence and contains these coding sequences:
- the LOC124930703 gene encoding mitogen-activated protein kinase homolog 1 codes for the protein MATPVEPPNGIRSPGKHYYSMWQTLFEIDTKYVPIKPIGRGAYGIVCSSVNRETNEKVAIKKIHNAFENRIDALRTLRELKLLRNLVHDNVIALKDVMMPVQKKSFKDVYLVYELMDTDLHQIIKSSQSLTNDHCQYFLFQLLRGLKYLHSANILHRDLKPGNLLINGNCDLKICDFGLARTSNENGQFMTEYVVTRWYRAPELLLCCDNYGTCIDVWSVGCIFAELLGRKPIFPGTECLNQLKLIVNVLGSQREDDLEFIDNPKAKRFIKTLSYSQGTSLSHLYPNAHPLAIDLLQKMLVFDPTKRISVSEALQHPYMSPLYDPNSDPPARVPIELDIDEDLCEDMIRENMWEEMLHYHPEAAVNG